A window of Strigops habroptila isolate Jane chromosome 5, bStrHab1.2.pri, whole genome shotgun sequence contains these coding sequences:
- the VDAC2 gene encoding voltage-dependent anion-selective channel protein 2 yields MAIPPSYVDLGKSARDIFNKGYGFGLVKLDVKTKSASGVEFTTSGSSNTDTGKVNGSLETKYKWAEYGLTFTEKWNTDNTLGTEIAIEDQIAKGLKLTFDTTFSPNTGKKSGKIKSAFKRECLNLGCDVDFDFAGPAIHGSAVFGYEGWLAGYQMTFDSAKSKLTRNNFSVGYKTGDFQLHTNVNDGSEFGGSIYQKVSDSLETAVNLAWTAGSNSTRFGIAAKYKLDSTASISAKVNNSSLVGVGYTQTLRPGVKLTLSALIDGKSINAGGHKLGLGLELEA; encoded by the exons ATGGCGATTCCTCCCTCATATGTAGACCTTGGCAAGTCTGCCAGAGATATCTTCAATAAAGGATATG GTTTTGGGTTGGTGAAACTGgatgtgaaaacaaaatctgcaaGCGGAGTG GAATTCACAACATCTGGTTCATCAAACACAGACACTGGAAAAGTGAATGGGAGCTTGGAGACCAAATACAAGTGGGCTGAGTATGGGTTGactttcacagaaaaatggaaCACAGATAACACTCTGGGAACAGAAATTGCAATTGAAGATCAG ATTGCCAAAGGCTTGAAGTTGACATTTGATACAACTTTTTCACCAAATACAGG aaagaaaagtggtAAAATTAAGTCAGCTTTTAAACGTGAATGCCTAAACCTAGGTTGTGATGTTGACTTTGATTTTGCTGGACCTGCAATCCATGGTTCAGCTGTCTTCGGTTATGAAGGCTGGCTTGCTGGTTATCAGATGACTTTCGATAGTGCCAAATCAAAATTGACAAGAAATAACTTCTCTGTGGGTTACAAGACTGGAGACTTCCAACTGCACACTAATGT CAATGATGGTTCAGAATTTGGTGGGTCAATTTACCAGAAAGTGAGTGACAGTCTTGAAACTGCTGTAAATCTGGCTTGGACAGCAGGTAGCAACAGCACTCGCTTTGGCATTGCAGCTAAATACAAGTTGGATTCCACTGCTTCTATCTCT gcaaaagTGAACAATTCTAGTCTAGTTGGAGTGGGTTACACCCAGACCCTGAGGCCAG GTGTGAAGCTTACACTCTCTGCCCTGATAGATGGAAAGAGCATCAATGCTGGTGGCCATAAACTTGGTCTTGGCCTGGAATTGGAAGCTTAA